A single genomic interval of Aegicerativicinus sediminis harbors:
- a CDS encoding ClpP family protease: MNFGKEFEKFAIKDQGVSSTYYDKIITSMMPVGLTPNIIEERQMNAVAMDVFSRLMMDRIIFMGTAINDQVANIIQAQLLFLESTDASKDIQIYINSPGGSVYAGLGIYDTMQLIKPDVATICTGMAASMGAVLLCAGQKGKRSGLTHCRVMIHQPMSGAQGQASDIEIAVKEVIKLKEELYNIISKHSGQSYDKVYEDSDRDFWMKAEEAKEYGMIDEVLGSK; this comes from the coding sequence ATGAATTTCGGTAAAGAATTTGAAAAATTTGCTATTAAGGACCAAGGTGTAAGTAGTACTTACTATGATAAAATTATTACCAGTATGATGCCGGTTGGTCTTACTCCAAATATTATTGAAGAACGGCAGATGAATGCGGTTGCAATGGATGTGTTTTCCAGATTGATGATGGATCGTATTATTTTTATGGGTACCGCCATAAACGATCAAGTTGCCAATATAATACAGGCTCAGTTGCTGTTTTTGGAGAGTACTGACGCTTCGAAAGACATTCAGATTTATATAAACTCTCCTGGAGGAAGTGTCTATGCAGGTTTGGGAATATATGACACTATGCAGCTTATTAAACCAGATGTTGCTACTATTTGTACAGGTATGGCTGCCTCAATGGGAGCAGTATTGCTATGTGCCGGACAAAAAGGTAAGCGTAGTGGTTTAACCCACTGCCGTGTTATGATCCATCAGCCAATGAGTGGGGCACAAGGCCAGGCGAGTGATATAGAAATTGCGGTTAAGGAGGTTATTAAATTAAAGGAGGAGCTTTACAATATTATAAGCAAGCACAGTGGCCAAAGTTATGATAAGGTGTATGAGGATAGCGATCGTGATTTTTGGATGAAGGCGGAAGAAGCCAAAGAATATGGAATGATAGACGAAGTTCTAGGTTCCAAATAA
- the tig gene encoding trigger factor produces MNITRENIDELNAVVKVEIAKEDYSDKVEKILTDYRRTANIPGFRKGHVPMSLVKKQYGKAVLVDEVNKLLQDALNKYLTEEKLDVLGNPLPKPQDNLDWDSDDFSFEFELGLSPEFEIDLKPKKAITQYNIVADVKMVDDQVEHIRKQYGKIVSQDEVQKDSEVTGDFVNMELNIQNNATFPLDKLKDAKVEKKFLGAKVGDEITLNTKTLFKDNHDLMTYLKVTHDQAHDLDADVTFTIKEINNRELADLDQELFDKILGKGTVTTVTELKDRIKTDSEKQFQQQSDQKLLNDVTEFLVENTKFELPATFLQKWMQTAGEEPMDEQQAQEEYERTEKSIRYQLIEGKLIEDHKLQVTFEELKNHTMDMVKVQMAQFGQTDPSTEDLENIASRILSNKEEVRRLSEQLTSQKLLNLYKNEVNLKAKTITYDDFVKEFYS; encoded by the coding sequence ATGAATATTACCAGAGAGAACATCGATGAATTAAATGCCGTTGTAAAGGTAGAAATCGCTAAAGAAGATTATAGCGATAAAGTTGAAAAAATATTGACTGATTACAGAAGAACAGCCAATATTCCTGGATTTAGAAAAGGTCATGTGCCGATGTCCTTAGTTAAGAAGCAATACGGTAAGGCCGTGTTAGTAGATGAGGTAAACAAATTGCTTCAAGATGCACTTAATAAGTATCTCACAGAAGAAAAGTTAGATGTACTTGGAAATCCACTTCCAAAACCACAAGATAACTTGGATTGGGATTCAGATGATTTTTCATTTGAGTTCGAATTGGGTTTGTCGCCTGAATTTGAAATTGATTTGAAACCTAAAAAAGCCATAACACAATATAACATTGTGGCAGATGTAAAAATGGTAGACGATCAAGTTGAGCACATTAGGAAACAATATGGCAAGATTGTTTCCCAAGATGAGGTTCAAAAAGATTCGGAAGTTACGGGTGATTTCGTAAATATGGAATTGAATATCCAAAACAATGCAACCTTTCCGTTAGATAAATTGAAGGATGCAAAAGTTGAAAAGAAATTTTTGGGAGCAAAAGTTGGCGATGAAATAACTTTAAATACAAAGACTCTATTTAAGGATAATCATGATTTAATGACTTATTTGAAGGTAACTCACGACCAAGCTCACGACCTTGATGCTGATGTAACTTTCACAATTAAAGAAATAAATAATAGAGAGTTAGCTGATCTAGATCAAGAATTGTTTGATAAAATACTTGGCAAGGGAACAGTGACTACTGTTACCGAATTAAAGGACAGAATTAAAACCGATTCTGAAAAGCAATTTCAGCAGCAGTCAGATCAAAAACTTTTGAATGATGTAACCGAGTTTTTGGTTGAAAACACCAAATTTGAGTTGCCGGCAACATTTTTACAAAAATGGATGCAAACCGCTGGTGAGGAGCCAATGGATGAGCAGCAAGCCCAGGAGGAATACGAACGTACCGAGAAAAGTATTCGTTACCAATTAATTGAAGGTAAGTTAATAGAAGACCATAAGCTTCAAGTTACTTTTGAGGAGTTGAAAAATCATACAATGGACATGGTTAAGGTTCAGATGGCACAATTTGGTCAAACTGACCCTAGTACAGAAGATTTAGAGAATATTGCATCTAGAATATTGAGTAACAAGGAAGAGGTTAGAAGATTGTCAGAGCAATTGACCAGTCAGAAGCTGTTAAACCTTTATAAAAATGAGGTTAATCTCAAGGCAAAAACCATAACTTACGATGATTTTGTAAAAGAGTTTTACAGCTAA
- a CDS encoding phage holin family protein, which translates to MKLLIRLLVTGILVLLIANLLPGVQVESYLSAVIVAIVLALLNVLLKPILVILTLPVTILTFGLFLLVINAIIILLASSLIGGFDVGGFWIAVLFSILLSICQAILFSWLKED; encoded by the coding sequence ATGAAACTTTTAATTAGGTTATTAGTGACAGGGATATTAGTGCTTCTAATTGCAAATTTGCTACCGGGGGTGCAAGTTGAAAGTTATTTAAGCGCTGTTATAGTGGCCATTGTTTTGGCATTGCTTAATGTGTTACTAAAACCAATACTTGTAATTCTAACCCTGCCCGTTACAATTTTAACATTTGGCCTCTTTTTATTGGTAATAAATGCCATAATTATACTTTTGGCAAGTAGTCTAATAGGTGGTTTTGATGTGGGTGGATTTTGGATTGCGGTACTTTTTAGTATACTTCTTTCAATCTGCCAGGCCATACTTTTTTCTTGGCTAAAAGAAGATTGA
- a CDS encoding alpha/beta fold hydrolase translates to MKLYSNIIGEGKPILILHGFMGMGDNWKTIAAKLAEDGYEVHLVDQRNHGRSFHDDDFSYEVMGKDIKEYCDAHGIKGTIIMGHSMGGKTAMTVASEYPGLIEKLIVADISPRFYPVHHEQILKGLRYIEKNEPKSRGEADELLSKYVTDSGVRQFLLKNLYRDDDNNLKLRLNLAVLSEKVEEVGESLPSFAKYDGPTLFVRGDRSEYIHDGDLAHIKHHFPNAVVKTVNDAGHWLHAENPEEFLRIVTEFLRN, encoded by the coding sequence ATGAAATTATATTCAAATATTATTGGTGAAGGCAAACCGATTTTGATTCTTCATGGATTTATGGGTATGGGTGATAATTGGAAAACAATTGCAGCCAAATTAGCTGAAGATGGGTACGAGGTGCATTTAGTAGACCAAAGAAATCACGGGCGCAGTTTTCACGACGATGACTTCAGTTATGAGGTAATGGGTAAAGATATTAAAGAATATTGTGATGCGCATGGAATTAAAGGTACCATTATTATGGGGCATTCAATGGGTGGTAAAACTGCAATGACCGTTGCAAGTGAGTATCCCGGATTAATTGAAAAGTTAATTGTTGCTGATATTTCTCCGAGATTTTACCCTGTGCACCACGAGCAAATTTTGAAAGGTTTGCGATATATAGAGAAAAATGAGCCTAAAAGTAGGGGCGAAGCGGATGAATTGCTGTCTAAATATGTTACGGATAGTGGTGTTCGGCAATTCTTGCTTAAGAATCTTTATCGAGATGATGATAATAACCTTAAGTTAAGGTTGAACTTGGCAGTGCTCTCTGAGAAGGTTGAGGAGGTGGGAGAATCGTTGCCTTCATTTGCTAAATATGATGGTCCAACCTTGTTTGTAAGAGGTGATCGCTCTGAATATATCCATGATGGAGATTTAGCCCATATAAAACATCATTTTCCTAATGCTGTGGTTAAAACCGTAAATGATGCTGGTCATTGGTTGCACGCTGAAAATCCAGAAGAATTTTTACGGATAGTAACAGAATTCCTTAGAAATTAA
- a CDS encoding pyridoxine 5'-phosphate synthase, which yields MTKLSVNINKIATLRNSRGGDLPNVVKFAIDAERFGAEGITVHPRPDERHIRYQDVFDLKPVVTTEFNIEGKPIGKFMDLVLEVKPTQVTLVPDAENAITSNAGWDTKRHKEFLSEVISEFKANGIRTSIFVDPVLEMVEGARQTGTDRIELYTEHFASEYGKGNENAIIAYSEAAKLAGSIGLGVNAGHDLSLDNIRFFKENVPNLLEVSIGHALISESLYFGVENVIQMYLQKLK from the coding sequence ATGACGAAACTAAGCGTAAATATTAATAAAATAGCCACCTTGCGAAACTCGCGAGGGGGTGATCTACCCAATGTTGTAAAGTTTGCCATAGACGCCGAAAGATTCGGGGCAGAGGGGATAACAGTACATCCTCGCCCAGACGAAAGGCATATTCGATATCAGGATGTTTTTGATTTAAAACCGGTTGTTACAACTGAGTTTAATATAGAAGGTAAGCCTATAGGTAAGTTCATGGATTTGGTTTTAGAAGTTAAGCCTACACAAGTCACCTTGGTGCCTGATGCTGAAAATGCAATTACATCAAACGCGGGTTGGGATACAAAAAGACATAAAGAATTTCTTTCTGAGGTTATTTCAGAATTTAAAGCAAACGGAATACGAACCTCCATTTTTGTTGACCCAGTTCTTGAAATGGTTGAAGGGGCCAGGCAGACAGGGACAGACAGAATAGAGTTATATACCGAGCATTTCGCATCTGAATACGGGAAGGGAAATGAAAATGCAATAATTGCATATTCAGAAGCTGCAAAATTAGCCGGTTCAATTGGTCTGGGTGTAAATGCGGGCCACGATCTTTCCTTGGATAACATTCGTTTTTTTAAGGAAAATGTTCCAAATTTACTTGAAGTATCTATTGGCCATGCTTTAATTAGCGAAAGCCTTTATTTTGGGGTTGAAAACGTAATTCAAATGTATCTTCAAAAATTGAAGTGA
- a CDS encoding CBS domain-containing protein: MHLNQYIINDLKPLNINEKVSDLQLCFHELTYSHVPVENDGHYIGCISETDAYCFDEAETIAECNYSLEGFFVRSTTNWLDVLEAFAQNSCNIMPVLDENNSYLGYYELGDIIGLFNETPFFAESGGVLIVEKGIQDYSFSEISQIVETNSGRILGAFISEIDKDVIQITLRIGGTGLNEIIQTFRRYSYNIVAGHEEDTYMENLKDRSDYLNKYLNI, translated from the coding sequence ATGCATTTAAACCAATACATAATTAATGATTTAAAGCCTTTAAATATTAATGAGAAGGTTAGCGATTTGCAATTGTGTTTTCACGAATTAACCTACTCCCACGTACCTGTTGAGAATGACGGTCATTACATTGGCTGCATTTCTGAGACCGATGCTTATTGTTTTGACGAAGCTGAGACTATTGCAGAATGCAATTATTCTTTGGAGGGTTTTTTCGTAAGGTCAACAACCAATTGGCTTGATGTATTAGAAGCCTTCGCGCAAAATTCTTGTAATATAATGCCAGTATTAGATGAAAATAATTCTTATCTAGGGTATTATGAATTGGGAGATATTATTGGATTATTCAATGAAACCCCATTTTTTGCCGAATCTGGAGGTGTCTTAATTGTAGAAAAAGGTATTCAAGACTACTCATTTAGCGAAATAAGTCAAATAGTAGAAACCAATTCTGGCCGTATTTTAGGAGCCTTTATTTCAGAAATTGATAAGGATGTTATTCAAATCACTTTGAGAATTGGCGGTACGGGGCTCAATGAAATTATCCAAACTTTTAGGCGGTACAGCTATAATATTGTTGCGGGCCATGAGGAAGACACCTATATGGAGAATTTAAAAGACAGGTCTGATTATCTCAATAAATACCTAAATATTTAA
- a CDS encoding NAD kinase — translation MKIAVFGQYSHKNTQESVEALIKSATLKDSLLFIEKDFFNLLTEKKSTLSDNLNLRTFEKLDASYELLVTIGGDGTILRAITFVGDYGIPIVGINTGRLGFLATIRFDEIERALEHIFEKNYKISERTLLAVTTTPENEDIQKINYALNEVAVSRKNTTSMITVETHLDDEYLTSYWADGLIIATPTGSTGYSLSCGGPVITPADDSLVLTPIAPHNLSARPLVIPSETKITLKVSGREDQYLISLDSRIATLHNSATVTIKRANFRIKMIELPNETFIDTLRRKLLWGEDRRN, via the coding sequence TTGAAAATTGCAGTCTTTGGGCAATATAGCCACAAAAACACCCAAGAGAGTGTAGAAGCGTTAATCAAAAGTGCTACTCTCAAAGATTCTCTTTTATTTATTGAAAAAGATTTTTTTAATCTACTTACAGAAAAAAAATCAACGCTATCAGACAACCTTAATCTTAGGACATTTGAAAAATTAGATGCCAGTTACGAACTATTGGTAACTATTGGTGGTGATGGTACAATATTAAGGGCTATTACTTTTGTTGGGGATTATGGAATTCCTATAGTTGGAATTAACACTGGTAGATTAGGATTTTTAGCAACGATAAGATTTGATGAAATAGAAAGAGCTCTAGAGCACATTTTTGAGAAAAATTATAAAATATCAGAACGTACTTTATTGGCGGTTACCACCACACCCGAAAATGAGGATATCCAAAAAATAAACTATGCCCTAAATGAAGTTGCGGTGAGCAGAAAAAATACGACGTCCATGATAACAGTGGAGACCCATTTAGATGACGAATACCTAACATCTTATTGGGCCGATGGCTTAATTATCGCAACCCCAACTGGGTCAACAGGTTATTCTTTAAGTTGTGGAGGACCTGTGATTACTCCGGCAGATGATAGTTTAGTTTTAACCCCCATTGCTCCTCACAATTTAAGTGCCCGGCCATTGGTAATACCCAGTGAAACAAAAATTACTTTGAAAGTAAGTGGCAGGGAAGATCAGTATCTTATTTCTTTGGATTCAAGGATTGCCACCCTGCATAATTCTGCAACTGTAACAATTAAAAGGGCTAATTTTAGAATAAAAATGATCGAATTGCCAAATGAAACTTTCATAGATACCTTGAGAAGGAAGTTACTTTGGGGTGAAGACAGAAGAAATTAG
- the porG gene encoding type IX secretion system protein PorG, with amino-acid sequence MRYLLSLLVSILCVKTVSSQIYEVGVFGGGSNVIGDVGRTNYISPNQVAYGAILKWNRSERHAYRISFIYADIVGEDKLSDDPRRKQRNYRFSDGIFEISAGMEFTFWEYNLHEPGNQLTPYLYTGISVANHDNHYFDFNGNYIDEGVSSWAWGIPMVLGVKARILPQTVLGFEIGARYTTSDELDGSVPESSDRQQYRFGNLGNNDWYMFTGFTVTYTFGQRPCYCDY; translated from the coding sequence ATGAGGTATTTATTATCGCTATTGGTAAGTATTCTCTGTGTAAAAACTGTAAGCTCCCAAATCTACGAAGTAGGTGTATTTGGTGGTGGAAGTAACGTAATCGGGGACGTTGGTAGAACCAATTACATTTCGCCTAACCAAGTTGCTTATGGCGCTATTCTAAAATGGAATAGAAGTGAAAGACATGCATATAGGATTTCTTTCATTTATGCGGATATTGTTGGAGAAGATAAACTCTCCGATGATCCGCGGCGTAAGCAAAGGAATTATCGTTTTAGTGACGGAATTTTTGAAATTTCGGCTGGAATGGAATTTACTTTTTGGGAGTATAACCTGCATGAGCCAGGAAACCAACTTACACCATATCTTTACACAGGTATCAGCGTAGCCAATCACGATAATCATTATTTCGATTTTAATGGTAATTATATTGACGAAGGTGTGAGCAGTTGGGCATGGGGAATTCCAATGGTACTTGGTGTAAAAGCCAGGATATTGCCGCAGACTGTTTTAGGTTTCGAAATTGGAGCCCGCTATACCACCTCTGATGAGTTGGATGGCAGTGTACCGGAATCTAGCGACCGACAGCAATATAGGTTTGGAAATTTAGGAAACAATGATTGGTATATGTTTACTGGCTTTACAGTAACCTATACCTTTGGTCAGCGACCATGCTACTGTGATTATTAG
- a CDS encoding isoprenyl transferase, which produces MSIVEKIDKERLPQHVAVIMDGNGRWAKKKGLMRVVGHERGSKSVNNIVEASAKLGIPYLTLYAFSTENWNRPETEVSTLMKLLVKTLKKEIKTLTENNIRLNAIGCLADLPERVRNELLEVMEITKNNSHMVLTLALSYGSREELISAIKAISDKVKNNIISVNDIDESIINKHLYTQILPDVDLLIRTSGEHRISNFLLWQIAYAELYFTKTLWPDFKKNDFYEALINYQKRERRFGKTSEQLS; this is translated from the coding sequence GTGAGTATTGTAGAAAAAATAGATAAGGAAAGACTGCCACAACATGTTGCAGTTATTATGGATGGTAACGGAAGATGGGCTAAAAAGAAAGGGCTAATGCGAGTTGTTGGCCATGAAAGAGGCTCAAAATCTGTTAATAACATCGTAGAGGCTTCAGCGAAACTTGGCATTCCTTATTTAACACTTTATGCATTTTCAACAGAAAACTGGAATAGGCCAGAGACTGAGGTTTCCACTTTAATGAAACTCTTGGTAAAGACGTTGAAAAAAGAAATCAAAACCCTTACAGAAAACAACATAAGACTTAACGCCATTGGCTGTTTGGCAGATCTACCTGAGAGGGTTAGGAATGAATTGTTGGAAGTAATGGAAATAACAAAAAACAATTCTCATATGGTTCTAACCCTCGCCTTAAGCTATGGATCTAGGGAGGAACTTATCAGTGCTATTAAAGCCATAAGCGATAAAGTTAAAAATAACATAATTTCAGTTAACGATATTGACGAATCGATTATAAATAAACATCTTTACACGCAAATTTTACCAGATGTCGATTTATTGATTCGTACTAGTGGAGAGCACAGAATCAGCAATTTTCTATTGTGGCAGATTGCTTATGCGGAACTATATTTCACTAAAACTTTGTGGCCAGATTTCAAAAAAAATGATTTTTACGAAGCCTTGATTAATTATCAGAAAAGAGAACGACGATTTGGAAAAACAAGCGAACAACTTAGCTAA
- the bamA gene encoding outer membrane protein assembly factor BamA, with the protein MDFENGQTYTIEDISVTGETSFNPNTIVAYSGLRKGDKVKIPGEEIANAIKKLWGSNLFSSIDIYLLRTDGDKAYIEISLTDLPELNEVTIEGAKKSKIEEITKENNLKKGVKVTENLITTTKNYLTTKYQKQGYYNTKVSIDTREVQDSIEKTRVNMLVFIDKGNKVKVQDINFIGNEKLSDKKLRKAMKNTKQKNPIRVWKRSKYIEKDYKEDLVSLIDKYKENGYRDARILSDTIINNGDDTIDLQIALEEGEKYTFGKIEFVGNSVYSDEVLKRVLRLKEGDTYNGVELKKRIADNTKPDADDLTNLYQNSGYLFSSINPVEVSAEGNVIDLEIRISEGKPAYFDKVSITGNDRTNDRVIYRELRTKPGQLYQKSNVIRTIRELGQLGFFDAQQISPNMKNFNVAEGTVDIEYSVVERGSSQIELQGGYGGGGFIGTLGLSFNNFAIKDIFNKDAYKPVPMGDGQSLALRLQASRYFQVYSFSFTEPWFGGKRPVQFSASLSHTRQFYANYFEREVDKSRNFNITGITFGLAKRLSVPDDYFQLSQAISFQRYDLNNYFTRLFTYGNGYSNNISYTVGLSRSNVNIDPIFPTGGSSFSISAKFSPPYSLFNNVDYKALKEERESLDPTNVLDNERIQEIDQERYRWLEFYKVKIKGEWYTQIAKNLVLRPLMEFGFLGAYNNDRGVIPFERFDVGGDGLGNFSLDGREAVQLRGYPNRALSDQDGEPIYNKFSLELRYPITLGQQAKIYGLLFTEGGSSHQNFRDFNPFKLYRSAGFGVRIFMPAFGLLGIDFGHGFDPLPGQTEKNGWETHFIIGQQF; encoded by the coding sequence ATGGATTTTGAAAATGGCCAAACTTATACCATAGAGGATATTTCCGTCACAGGAGAGACTAGTTTCAATCCTAATACAATAGTAGCTTATTCAGGCCTTAGAAAAGGCGACAAGGTTAAGATACCAGGCGAGGAGATTGCCAATGCCATTAAAAAGCTTTGGGGCTCTAATCTGTTTAGCAGTATTGATATCTATCTATTAAGAACGGATGGAGATAAAGCCTATATTGAAATCAGCCTGACTGATCTACCTGAATTAAATGAGGTAACAATAGAAGGAGCAAAAAAATCTAAGATTGAGGAAATAACAAAGGAAAACAACCTAAAGAAGGGGGTGAAAGTTACCGAAAACCTCATTACTACCACCAAAAATTACCTTACAACCAAATATCAAAAACAAGGATATTACAATACAAAGGTGTCAATAGACACTAGGGAAGTCCAGGATTCTATCGAAAAGACTAGAGTAAATATGCTGGTTTTTATAGATAAAGGAAATAAGGTTAAAGTACAAGATATCAATTTCATTGGCAACGAAAAGTTGAGCGACAAAAAGCTCCGTAAAGCCATGAAGAACACTAAACAAAAAAATCCAATACGGGTTTGGAAACGTTCTAAGTATATAGAAAAAGACTATAAAGAAGACTTGGTTAGTCTAATTGACAAGTATAAAGAAAATGGGTACAGGGATGCTAGAATTTTAAGCGATACCATTATTAATAATGGTGATGATACCATAGACTTACAAATAGCACTGGAAGAAGGCGAAAAATATACATTTGGAAAGATTGAATTTGTAGGTAACAGCGTATACTCAGATGAAGTCTTAAAACGAGTTTTAAGGCTTAAAGAAGGAGATACTTATAATGGGGTTGAATTGAAAAAGCGAATCGCAGACAATACTAAGCCGGATGCAGATGATTTAACAAACTTGTACCAAAACAGCGGGTACCTTTTTTCTTCAATAAATCCGGTTGAAGTAAGTGCAGAGGGTAATGTAATTGATTTAGAAATTAGGATATCTGAGGGTAAACCAGCATATTTCGATAAGGTTTCAATCACAGGAAATGACCGAACCAATGACCGAGTTATTTACCGTGAATTAAGAACTAAACCTGGACAACTATATCAAAAAAGCAATGTTATAAGGACTATTCGCGAGTTGGGTCAATTAGGATTTTTTGACGCTCAACAGATTAGTCCTAACATGAAAAATTTCAATGTTGCTGAAGGAACTGTAGACATTGAATATTCTGTTGTTGAAAGAGGTTCATCTCAAATCGAGTTACAAGGAGGTTACGGAGGTGGCGGATTTATAGGTACTCTTGGTCTTTCTTTTAACAATTTCGCCATTAAAGATATCTTCAACAAAGATGCTTATAAACCAGTCCCAATGGGAGATGGACAAAGTCTGGCATTGAGGTTACAAGCAAGTAGATATTTCCAAGTATATAGTTTTTCGTTTACTGAACCTTGGTTTGGTGGTAAACGTCCTGTTCAGTTCTCTGCTTCTCTTTCGCATACTAGACAGTTTTATGCCAATTATTTTGAAAGAGAGGTTGACAAAAGCAGAAACTTCAATATTACTGGTATCACATTTGGTTTGGCAAAGCGCCTAAGTGTTCCTGATGATTATTTCCAATTGTCTCAAGCAATTAGCTTCCAACGTTACGATTTGAATAATTATTTCACAAGGTTATTTACCTATGGTAACGGGTATTCAAACAACATATCATATACAGTTGGTTTATCTAGAAGTAATGTAAATATCGATCCAATTTTCCCAACAGGCGGATCTAGTTTTTCCATTTCAGCTAAATTTTCACCTCCTTATTCATTATTTAATAATGTAGATTATAAGGCACTTAAAGAAGAGCGTGAAAGTTTAGATCCAACAAACGTTTTAGACAATGAACGTATTCAGGAGATAGACCAAGAAAGATACAGATGGTTAGAATTTTACAAGGTTAAAATTAAAGGTGAATGGTATACTCAAATAGCCAAAAACCTTGTTTTAAGGCCATTAATGGAATTCGGATTCCTTGGTGCCTACAATAATGACAGAGGGGTTATACCTTTCGAACGATTTGATGTTGGAGGGGATGGTTTAGGTAACTTTTCTTTAGATGGCCGTGAAGCGGTTCAATTAAGAGGTTATCCGAACCGAGCACTTTCCGATCAGGATGGTGAACCGATATACAATAAATTTTCATTAGAATTACGATATCCAATAACTCTTGGTCAGCAAGCTAAGATTTATGGACTACTCTTTACTGAAGGTGGTTCATCTCATCAAAATTTCCGTGATTTCAATCCTTTCAAACTTTATCGTTCTGCAGGTTTTGGTGTTAGGATATTTATGCCAGCTTTTGGTTTATTGGGTATAGATTTTGGACATGGTTTCGATCCTCTACCAGGTCAAACAGAGAAAAATGGTTGGGAAACCCACTTCATTATCGGACAACAATTTTAA
- a CDS encoding OmpH family outer membrane protein, with amino-acid sequence MKTKVLFLMLIGILGSISVSAQRGVRIGYIDTEYILQNVPEYQEATAQLDEKVQKWKLEIEQKLNEIDARKELLNNESVLLTKELYEERMEDIQFDEKAILDYQQKRFGPNGDLMIQKRQLMQPVQDQIFSAVQEIAASRQYDFIFDKSADVVMLYSADRFDISELVIRSITRSAKRTQAESRAERRAAENEDIVPEINLELEAREAAAQAKRDERLKEVEARQLAQQQRRDSLKQAADERRQKILDERAKAKAERDSIANQGKENAAGSSSASANAGKTREEILEERRQAKLKEREERKKELEERRKKILEEREKTKNEREEQTKKSDSIPQTENKDN; translated from the coding sequence ATGAAAACAAAAGTTCTTTTTTTAATGTTAATCGGTATTCTGGGATCGATTTCGGTTTCCGCTCAAAGAGGGGTTCGAATTGGTTATATAGATACTGAATATATTTTACAGAACGTTCCTGAATATCAAGAGGCAACAGCACAGTTAGATGAAAAGGTGCAGAAATGGAAGCTGGAAATTGAGCAAAAGCTTAATGAAATTGACGCTAGGAAAGAACTACTAAATAATGAAAGTGTCTTATTGACCAAGGAACTTTATGAGGAGCGGATGGAAGATATTCAGTTTGATGAAAAAGCCATTTTAGATTATCAGCAGAAACGTTTTGGGCCTAATGGTGATCTTATGATACAAAAAAGGCAACTTATGCAACCTGTGCAAGACCAAATCTTTTCTGCAGTTCAAGAAATAGCGGCTTCGAGACAATATGACTTTATTTTCGACAAATCCGCAGATGTTGTTATGTTGTATTCTGCTGACAGATTCGATATAAGTGAATTGGTAATTAGAAGTATTACGAGATCTGCGAAAAGAACACAAGCTGAAAGCAGAGCTGAACGAAGAGCGGCCGAAAATGAGGACATAGTACCTGAAATTAACCTTGAATTAGAGGCAAGGGAAGCTGCAGCCCAAGCCAAGCGAGATGAACGTCTGAAAGAGGTTGAGGCAAGGCAATTAGCCCAACAACAACGCCGGGACAGTCTCAAACAAGCTGCAGATGAAAGAAGACAGAAGATTTTAGACGAAAGGGCCAAGGCCAAGGCAGAAAGAGATAGCATTGCCAACCAAGGAAAAGAAAATGCCGCTGGCTCCTCTTCAGCAAGTGCCAATGCAGGAAAAACAAGAGAAGAGATTTTAGAAGAGCGTCGTCAAGCAAAGTTAAAAGAACGCGAGGAGCGAAAGAAAGAATTAGAAGAGAGAAGAAAGAAAATATTAGAAGAAAGAGAAAAAACTAAAAATGAACGGGAGGAACAGACAAAAAAATCTGATTCCATTCCGCAAACTGAAAACAAGGATAATTAA